A region from the Salvia splendens isolate huo1 chromosome 15, SspV2, whole genome shotgun sequence genome encodes:
- the LOC121768027 gene encoding pectinesterase inhibitor-like: protein MVSYLQKLLFIALTIATAVPFSTSHRKRSRKSHGSNSGDNTEKYLRDLCSETDRSDVCWNILRSEVRRFDSGGDRDIAGGVIDLAIAKSKEIHGKLRKWHKDSDDKKLKEKYHLCSENYNDVFRDLKEAVKKLGSDDYREILDEIDDAEDELDECRQLFGSGSFDPGHVEDRNDELGVYLDVVRAAADRLGDQ from the coding sequence ATGGTTTCTTATCTGCAAAAGCTGCTCTTCATCGCTCTCACCATCGCGACCGCAGTTCCTTTCTCAACAAGCCACCGGAAAAGATCGAGAAAATCACACGGCTCCAATTCCGGCGACAACACTGAAAAATACCTGAGAGATCTCTGCTCCGAAACCGATAGATCGGACGTGTGCTGGAACATCCTCAGATCGGAGGTGCGCCGCTTCGATTCCGGCGGCGACAGAGACATCGCCGGCGGAGTGATCGATCTGGCGATAGCGAAATCAAAGGAGATTCACGGCAAGCTCAGGAAGTGGCACAAGGATTCCGACGACAAGAAGTTGAAGGAGAAGTACCATTTGTGCTCGGAGAATTACAACGATGTGTTTCGCGATCTGAAAGAGGCGGTGAAGAAGTTAGGTTCCGATGATTATCGTGAAATTTTGGATGAGATTGATGACGCGGAGGATGAATTGGATGAGTGCAGGCAGCTATTCGGGTCGGGCTCGTTTGATCCGGGTCATGTTGAGGACCGGAACGATGAGCTCGGGGTTTACTTGGACGTCGTTAGAGCTGCGGCCGACCGTTTGGGAgatcaataa
- the LOC121768368 gene encoding photosystem I reaction center subunit III, chloroplastic-like, whose amino-acid sequence MSLTIPTTLSKSISTPKLGSSKPRSAAIICQANAPNQEDSSTTASQLKAFSAALALSSVIFSAPVLPASADIAGLTPCKESKQFAKREKSEIKKLESSLKLYAPDSAPALAINATIEKTKRRFDNYGKQGLLCGADGLPHLIVSGDQRHWGEFITPGILFLYIAGWIGWVGRSYLIAIRDEKKPTMKEIIIDVPLANSLAWRGFIWPVAAYRAFVTGELIDPNV is encoded by the exons atgtcacTCACAATCCCCACCACCCTCTCCAAATCCATCTCCACCCCTAAATTGGGATCCTCAAAGCCGAGAAGCGCCGCCATAATATGCCAAGCTAACGCCCCCAACCAAGAAGACTCCTCCACCACGGCGTCTCAGCTCAAAGCGTTCTCAGCCGCGCTGGCCCTCTCCTCCGTGATCTTCTCCGCCCCGGTGCTCCCCGCCTCCGCTGACATCGCCGGACTCACCCCTTGCAAGGAATCCAAACAGTTCGCCAAGCGCGAGAAGAGCGAGATCAAGAAGCTCGAGTCGTCCCTCAAGCTCTACGCCCCCGACAGCGCCCCGGCTCTTGCCATCAACGCCACCATCGAGAAAACCAAGCGCAG GTTCGACAACTACGGGAAGCAAGGGCTCTTGTGCGGCGCGGATGGGCTGCCCCACTTGATCGTGAGCGGTGACCAGAGGCACTGGGGTGAGTTCATCACCCCAGGCATCCTCTTCTTGTACATTGCCGGGTGGATCGGGTGGGTGGGGCGAAGCTACTTGATCGCCATCAGAGACGAGAAGAAGCCGACCATGAAGGAGATCATCATCGACGTTCCCTTGGCAAACAGCCTCGCCTGGAGAGGCTTCATCTGGCCCGTTGCTGCCTACAGAGCGTTCGTGACCGGAGAACTCATCGATCCCAACGTTTAG
- the LOC121768369 gene encoding LOB domain-containing protein 4-like, whose translation MEVSRKQNASSPCAACKLLRRRCSRDCVFAPYFPAEEPGKFAGVHKVFGASNVSKMLQELAEEHRGDAVSSMVYEANARMRDPVYGCVGAISYLQQQIDGLRQQLALTQAEMLYLRVQQATSDQATSPNYSGSQLSYTFMSHSKPSSYDMEAGAVEHSTFRESMWSST comes from the exons ATGGAAGTGAGCAGAAAACAAAATGCCTCCTCGCCGTGCGCCGCCTGCAAGCTCCTCCGCCGGAGGTGCTCGCGGGACTGCGTCTTCGCGCCATATTTCCCGGCCGAGGAGCCGGGGAAATTCGCCGGCGTGCACAAGGTGTTCGGAGCTAGCAACGTCAGCAAGATGCTGCAG GAGTTGGCGGAGGAGCACCGAGGAGACGCCGTGAGCAGCATGGTGTACGAGGCGAATGCGAGGATGCGGGACCCGGTCTACGGCTGCGTAGGAGCCATATCCTATCTGCAGCAGCAGATAGACGGGCTTAGGCAGCAGCTCGCCCTGACTCAGGCCGAGATGCTGTACCTCAGGGTGCAGCAGGCCACGTCGGACCAAGCCACGAGCCCTAATTATAGCGGCTCGCAGCTCTCCTATACGTTCATGTCCCACTCCAAGCCGTCGAGTTACGACATGGAGGCGGGAGCGGTCGAACACTCGACCTTCAGAGAGTCCATGTGGTCATCCACTTAG